The proteins below come from a single Pseudarthrobacter sp. SSS035 genomic window:
- a CDS encoding LLM class flavin-dependent oxidoreductase, with translation MRLGMFMQPGHFPDHSVKAGYDYDLSQIGLLEKLGYEEVWLGEHFTSRYENNPAPDLLIAQALLQTSKIKLAVGAHALPYHHPMELACRIAALDHLAQGRLMMGVGSGAIPSDWAAFNVDGMSGEHRAMARESLEIMKKLWTDKSPWKYEGKFWSVDRIPDEWGAEGKLGWHMYPFQEPHPPIAMAGFSERSGTLKIAGELGHIPMSLSMNKRYMGSHWDAVEEGAAKTGLTPNRNDWRVVKEVFVAKTDAEARKYGVDGELGRYYDEYMLPLYRAFGFLGHMKHDDSVDDKDVTVEYLFEHQWAIGSPDTVAEKLSELQEECGGFETLLVLGIDYSANPEPWANSLKLLKDQVEPQVISPSKRVETTAR, from the coding sequence ATGCGTCTTGGAATGTTTATGCAGCCGGGCCACTTTCCGGATCACAGCGTGAAGGCTGGCTATGACTACGATCTCTCTCAAATCGGCCTGCTTGAAAAGCTCGGCTATGAAGAAGTATGGCTCGGCGAACACTTCACCAGCCGCTATGAAAACAACCCCGCACCGGATCTGCTGATTGCCCAAGCCTTACTTCAAACCAGCAAAATCAAGCTCGCCGTCGGTGCCCACGCCTTGCCCTACCACCACCCCATGGAACTGGCCTGCCGCATCGCGGCGCTGGACCACCTGGCCCAGGGACGCCTCATGATGGGCGTCGGCTCAGGTGCAATTCCCTCCGACTGGGCGGCTTTCAACGTGGATGGAATGTCCGGCGAGCACCGGGCCATGGCCCGGGAGTCACTGGAGATCATGAAGAAGCTCTGGACGGACAAGTCCCCCTGGAAGTACGAGGGAAAGTTCTGGTCAGTAGACCGCATCCCGGATGAGTGGGGCGCAGAAGGCAAGCTGGGATGGCACATGTACCCGTTCCAGGAACCGCACCCCCCAATCGCGATGGCCGGCTTCAGCGAACGTTCCGGCACGCTCAAGATCGCCGGAGAGCTGGGTCACATCCCGATGTCCCTCAGCATGAACAAACGCTACATGGGCAGTCACTGGGACGCCGTAGAGGAAGGCGCAGCTAAGACCGGCCTCACTCCGAACCGCAATGACTGGCGCGTGGTGAAGGAGGTCTTCGTGGCCAAGACGGACGCAGAGGCCCGCAAATACGGTGTCGACGGTGAACTGGGCCGCTACTACGACGAGTACATGCTGCCCCTCTACCGCGCCTTTGGCTTCCTTGGCCACATGAAACACGACGATTCCGTCGATGACAAGGACGTCACGGTCGAATACCTGTTCGAGCACCAGTGGGCCATCGGATCCCCCGATACCGTGGCCGAGAAGCTCTCCGAACTCCAGGAGGAGTGCGGCGGTTTCGAGACACTGCTCGTCCTGGGCATCGACTATTCCGCGAACCCCGAACCGTGGGCGAACTCACTCAAGCTCCTCAAAGATCAGGTTGAGCCGCAGGTCATCTCACCCTCCAAGCGCGTCGAGACGACAGCGCGCTGA
- a CDS encoding IS1182 family transposase, with protein MQGREGTQRGYLDVEALAGELLAPGSVFAFLARHRGRLFPDSMMEDLFPSRRGRASVPAPVIGSVLVLQALQGLSDRETAEALTFDLRWKAACGYGLTDTAFHPSTLTYWRRRLAGSGNPHRIMEAIAEVVAETGILKGKRRRAVDSTVLDDAVARQDTITQLIAGIRRFGRDVPDGQKLVSTRATGYDYTRTGKPDIDWDDQDAKDGLVSALVTDALALLAAVDPETLDGKAADAYALLALVAGQDVEPAEDSDGTDGRWRIARKVAPDRMISTVDPDTRHAHKTQSRQQDGFKAHIVIEPDTGLITAAELTKASGPENSDGTVGARLIGMDPTIAGTSVDVLADSAYGSGEMLAALARTAHTPVIKPWPLRPAVEGGFTLDDFTVDEAAGTVTCPHNISRAITAKRRVTFGAACTGCPFRARCTTSGQGRKLVLHEHDPLQREHRRRAADPAFRDAYRTHRPMVERSIAWLTRGNRRVPHRGIKRNNAWLQLRIAGLNLRRMLALGLTENEGSWALG; from the coding sequence ATGCAGGGACGCGAGGGCACGCAACGCGGGTATTTGGATGTGGAGGCGTTGGCCGGTGAGTTGTTGGCTCCGGGCAGCGTCTTTGCTTTTCTGGCCAGGCATCGGGGGCGCCTGTTTCCGGATTCGATGATGGAGGACCTCTTTCCGTCGCGGCGGGGCCGGGCTTCGGTTCCGGCGCCGGTCATCGGCTCGGTGCTGGTGTTGCAGGCACTGCAGGGCCTCTCTGATCGGGAAACCGCCGAGGCTTTGACCTTCGATCTACGCTGGAAGGCCGCGTGTGGATACGGGTTGACTGATACCGCGTTCCACCCGAGCACGCTGACGTACTGGCGACGGCGTCTGGCCGGGTCGGGAAACCCGCACCGGATCATGGAGGCCATCGCCGAGGTCGTGGCGGAAACCGGGATCCTGAAAGGCAAGCGCCGCCGGGCGGTGGATTCAACGGTCCTGGACGACGCTGTCGCGAGACAGGACACGATCACGCAACTGATCGCGGGGATCCGCCGCTTTGGCCGTGATGTCCCTGACGGCCAGAAGCTGGTGAGCACCCGCGCCACGGGGTATGACTACACGCGCACGGGCAAACCGGACATTGACTGGGACGACCAGGATGCCAAGGACGGGCTGGTTTCGGCGCTGGTCACCGACGCCCTGGCGCTGCTGGCCGCGGTCGATCCCGAGACCTTGGACGGCAAAGCGGCCGATGCGTACGCGCTGCTGGCACTCGTCGCCGGGCAGGACGTGGAACCGGCCGAGGACTCGGACGGGACCGACGGACGGTGGCGTATCGCCCGCAAGGTCGCCCCGGACCGGATGATCTCTACCGTGGACCCGGACACCCGGCACGCGCATAAGACCCAGTCCCGCCAGCAAGACGGATTCAAAGCACACATTGTCATCGAGCCCGACACCGGGCTGATCACCGCAGCAGAGCTGACCAAGGCCTCGGGGCCCGAGAACAGCGACGGGACTGTCGGTGCCCGGCTTATCGGCATGGATCCCACAATCGCCGGCACCAGCGTCGACGTCCTGGCCGACTCGGCCTACGGTTCCGGGGAAATGCTTGCCGCTCTCGCCCGCACCGCGCACACCCCAGTGATCAAACCATGGCCGCTGCGCCCAGCCGTCGAAGGCGGATTCACCCTCGATGACTTCACCGTCGATGAGGCCGCCGGGACCGTGACCTGCCCGCACAACATCAGCCGCGCCATCACGGCCAAACGGCGGGTCACGTTCGGTGCCGCCTGCACCGGCTGCCCCTTCAGGGCACGGTGCACCACCTCGGGACAGGGACGCAAGCTCGTCCTCCACGAACACGATCCATTGCAACGCGAACACCGTCGCCGCGCTGCGGATCCAGCCTTCAGGGATGCTTACCGCACGCACCGGCCGATGGTCGAACGGTCCATCGCATGGCTGACCCGCGGCAACCGCCGCGTTCCCCACCGCGGCATCAAACGGAACAACGCCTGGCTGCAACTACGGATCGCAGGACTCAACCTCCGACGGATGCTCGCCCTCGGACTGACAGAGAACGAGGGATCATGGGCGCTGGGATAA
- a CDS encoding heme-binding protein encodes MTPSDEPIQEMHRTLTLDGAHAVLERAEQHAKNLQISVCIAVVDRSGWLLSFARTGDAPLISIQLSQDKAFSVAAFGGKPTHEWAEVLEGNPVLAVGLTKTERLSVIGGGIPILRGRQMIGAIGVSGGTVEQDRSVAEAGARTDNSSESAIASSVPPVPRRARTAS; translated from the coding sequence ATGACTCCATCAGACGAACCCATCCAAGAAATGCACCGCACGCTGACCCTGGACGGAGCCCATGCCGTACTGGAGAGGGCGGAGCAACACGCCAAGAATTTGCAGATTTCCGTCTGCATCGCCGTCGTCGACCGGTCCGGTTGGTTGTTGTCCTTTGCCCGCACGGGCGACGCGCCGTTGATTTCGATCCAGCTGTCCCAGGACAAGGCTTTCTCTGTGGCCGCCTTCGGCGGCAAGCCCACGCACGAGTGGGCGGAGGTACTGGAAGGTAACCCTGTCCTGGCGGTTGGCCTGACCAAGACGGAACGCCTCAGCGTTATCGGCGGAGGAATTCCGATATTGCGCGGCCGGCAAATGATAGGTGCCATTGGGGTCTCCGGGGGAACCGTGGAGCAGGATCGGTCAGTGGCCGAGGCCGGCGCCAGGACCGACAATTCGTCCGAATCCGCCATCGCATCCTCCGTGCCGCCCGTTCCCCGTCGTGCGCGGACGGCGAGCTAG